A section of the Malania oleifera isolate guangnan ecotype guangnan chromosome 2, ASM2987363v1, whole genome shotgun sequence genome encodes:
- the LOC131147786 gene encoding SNF1-related protein kinase regulatory subunit beta-1, translating into MGNANGRENGGDDPSGRSNGDPPYPDNHAPDPNPPSRVTSSDSMGNTPPESPGHSRSPVMFAPQLPIAPLHRGDGPPFMNQICQTESHGGTDHPPEQGIPTMITWNYGGNDVAVEGSWDNWASRNMLQRSGKDHSILLVLPSGIYHYKFIVDGEWRYIPDLPFIADEMGRVCNLLDVHDYVPENPESVVEFEAPASPDSSYGRPFPTEEDFAKEPVVVPSQLHLTVLGMQNSDIASSSKPQHVVLNHVYIERGWASQSVVAMGLTHRFQSKYVTVVLYKPLKR; encoded by the exons ATGGGAAATGCCAACGGGAGAGAGAACGGCGGAGACGATCCCTCCGGAAGATCCAACGGCGACCCACCCTACCCTGACAATCACGCCCCAGACCCAAATCCCCCGTCTCGCGTCACCTCTTCTGATTCCATGGGCAATACGCCTCCCGAGAGCCCTGGACACTCTCGATCTCCCGTCATGTTCGCTCcgcag CTTCCCATAGCTCCCTTGCATAGGGGTGATGGCCCGCCCTTTATGAATCAAATTTGTCAGACTGAATCTCATGGAGGTACTGATCATCCTCCTGAACAAGGAATACCCACAATGATCACATGGAACTATGGGGGTAATGATGTGGCTGTGGAAGGATCTTGGGACAACTGGGCATCCAG GAATATGCTGCAAAGGTCAGGTAAGGATCACTCCATTCTTTTGGTCCTGCCATCAGGTATATACCACTACAAATTCATTGTGGATGGCGAATGGAGATATATTCCAGATCTTCCTTTCATAGCTGATGAGATGGGTCGTGTGTGTAATCTCCTTGATGTTCAT GATTATGTGCCAGAAAACCCAGAGAGTGTGGTAGAGTTTGAGGCTCCAGCATCACCAGATTCCAGTTATGGACGACCTTTTCCCACGGAGGAAGATTTCGCAAAGGAGCCAGTTGTAGTTCCATCACAGCTGCATCTAACTGTTCTTGGTATGCAAAACTCAGATATAGCTTCTTCTTCAAAGCCTCAACATGTTGTCCTTAACCATGTTTATATCGAGAGAGGATGGGCGTCTCAGTCTGTGGTTGCCATGGGTCTGACCCATAGGTTTCAGTCCAAGTATGTTACAGTTGTTCTCTATAAGCCACTTAAAAGGTAG